From the Cystobacter ferrugineus genome, the window GTTGTCCGCCACGACGCGGATCCGGTAGTTGAACCGGAAGACGGTCCTGCGGAAGGGGCCGACGCAGGGCACCTCCACCCGCATGGAGATGTCGTCCGAGGCGAAGAGCTGATCCCTGCGGTTCTCCGAACCGGACTCGGCGAGGCTCTTGATCTGCGTGTCCGCCACCTTGTTGATCTTGACGCCTCCCACGATGAGGCAGAGGTTGAGCGACCAGCGGCGGCCGATCAGGAAGGGTCCCTCGCCCTCGGCGGTCCACCTCTTGCGCACGCCGTTGGCGATGTTTCCCATGAGCAGGCGGTACTTCGCCATGTCGGGATCCTTCAGCGAGTTGGAGTCCTTGAGCAGCCGCATGCGCTTCTTCATTCCCGTGGGATCCGGGAAGGGGATGTCGTGATTGCCACCGGAGACCGGACCGTCATCCATGACGTGGAGGAAGTTCCTCGCGTTGCCCTGGTTCATGTCCCAGTTGTTGAGGGCGGAGAGGATCGCGGAGAGCCCTCCCTGCCTCATCACGAAGCCGTGTTCGGCCTTGGGATCCGTGCCCTTGAGGGGTGGGCTGTCGCTCGACGTCATGATGTCCAGGACGGTGGCGTACAGCAGTGCCTCCTGGGCCACCCATAACCCGATGTTGATGAAGGTCAGGATGGGGATGACCGTCTGGGCGAGGATGTCCACGACCTTGACCCAGGCTTTGATGGCTTGCTCGATGGCGGCGAAGATGGCGCCGACACCGGGGATGTATTTGAGGTACTTCGCGGCGGTGCCTACCGTCTTCTCCAGGTACAAGGCATGGCTCACGTAGGACATCATCGTGAGCATGGCCGAGTAGTGCACCACCATGGCGCGGTTGGTGTAGG encodes:
- a CDS encoding TadE/TadG family type IV pilus assembly protein encodes the protein MFRLLRRLRRDERGQAMIIGAIAMLVLAIMVMTSVTIGHGVYSKIKLQDAADAQSYSIAVKEARAYNFLAYTNRAMVVHYSAMLTMMSYVSHALYLEKTVGTAAKYLKYIPGVGAIFAAIEQAIKAWVKVVDILAQTVIPILTFINIGLWVAQEALLYATVLDIMTSSDSPPLKGTDPKAEHGFVMRQGGLSAILSALNNWDMNQGNARNFLHVMDDGPVSGGNHDIPFPDPTGMKKRMRLLKDSNSLKDPDMAKYRLLMGNIANGVRKRWTAEGEGPFLIGRRWSLNLCLIVGGVKINKVADTQIKSLAESGSENRRDQLFASDDISMRVEVPCVGPFRRTVFRFNYRIRVVADNEDGYHQASLGGGFGQKSDKHHNWKGITPFLLADPSYWSPWSYHFGYPCNVVYVTKDMIGSREVFELKTRFLAGSGSGRIENDGELDMTWNEVGEGMFADQTGGMLAISVGRAIYHRPGDWKEQPNFFNPLWTARLAPINTHWRSEAMKRMVPEWGTVEKLFKNEDTASTVFNY